A segment of the Aridibaculum aurantiacum genome:
TTGATGTAATTACTTTACAACTGTTACTTCAGCAAATTTTCTGAAGTGCTCAGTCAACCTGCGCTCTATTTTGAAACCATCCGCAACAGTACGTGGCGGCTTAAAACTTTCTACATTCTTTCTCAGGTATTTTAAAAAAGATGCACCTAACCAGTTTGAATAATAATCCTGCTTTTGATTAGCTGACGTAGGTTCAAAAATGTATTGACCCAATTCAACCAGGACACCCATAACCACTCCATACTTCATCCCCATCACCAGGACGTGCCGCATATCAAGCACCTTATTGTTCTTCAACTTCACATAACGCCAGTCAGGCTTTGGCCCACCTTCCGGAGTTACCAGTCCAAAAAGGTAAGAAGGAGTAGGCATCTCAGTTACTATCTCGTACCAGTTCTTGTTCTTAAAATGTTCTGCCCATTCATCTACAGTCCTGGCTGGCTCGCCGGCAGGTGTAGTATATAACGATGATGTTTTGCTCTTACTCATAATTCAGATACCGTTCACCGACCGCTCCTAAAAAACTATTCCCCGCCACTCACTCCATAGCTGTATATTGCTTCTACTAATTATCCTAATATGAAGCGCATAGTATTCTTTTTATTGCTTATAAGTTTTTCTCTATTGTCGATCACTGGTGTTTGCCAGCAATCAAATGATGTAACTACAGTTATTATTGTTCGTCATGGAGAAAAGCAAGCCGGTAATGATCCTGCACTTACATCAGAAGGAATGCAGCGTGCTGAGCGTCTTTCAGCTGTATTTAAAGGGGTAAAACCAGATGAGATATTTTCTTCACCATATATCCGCACCCGCCAAACTATTAATCCCTGGGCAAAGGAAGCCGGAGTAGAAATACAGGAATATGATCCAAGGAACCTGGAAAAAATGGCGACATACCTACTAAGCCAGGTTAATAAAACTATTGTGGTTGCTGGTCATTCCAATACTAATCCGAGGCTGGTAAACCTGCTATTGCAACAGGAAAAATATAAAGATCTTGATGATAGTGAGTACAGCACCATCTATGTGATAACCATCAAAGACAAAAAGGCTACAGATAAAATTGTGACTTACTAAGAATAAGCACAAGAGGTGATTAATATGAACTTAGAGAGTTTTTGAAGGTACTCCTAAAATTAAATAATCAACCTCACGTCTCTTCTTCCATTTAGCTTCCTTGCGCCAGCCTGCTACCAAACACCCGCTTTAGCAGGTCAGTGGTACGTGCTACAGGATTTTGCCTGATCTTCTGTTCTTCTAATCCAAGTTGGTAAAATATACCTGTTAGCGCACGGTCTGTTACATAGGCTGTAAGATCAGGATTGATCTTGTTAGTGGCAACAAGATTATACGCATTGATAACATCGCCCCAGTACTTGGTAGCATTTACATTTTGCAATGAGCGATCAATAACCGGACGAAATGCATTTGTAAGTGCAACAGTTGTTCTGCCTTTGAAGTAGTTGGTTGCAGCAAAATCACCACCTCTTAAAATGTTCATCGCATCTGTAATGGTCATCTGCTTTACTGCATCTACAAAAATTCCTCCTGCAGTTTTGGCTGCATCTTCCGCTGCACGATTTAAAGACAAGACAGCCCGATCTACCAGGTTACCCATTCCAAGATTGCGCAAAGTAGATTCTACATTGCGTGCTTCTGGTGGTAACAAAATCTTTATAGCTGCATTTTGAAAAAATCCATCAACAGCTGAAAGCTGTGATGTAGAGCGACTGGTTCCTACAGTAAGGGCTTCTTTCAAACCCATTGCTATTTCCGTAGTAGAAAGCTCTCCTGTATTGCCTGCTGCTACGCCTTCTAAAACTTGTCTTGCTGTATCGCAACTTGATAAAGTCATGGTACTTAATGCGAGCAGCAGAATCATCTTTTTCATCTTGTAAACTTTACCTGTTCAAGATGCTAAAGAATCATTCCATGCAGGAAGATGTAGGTAAAATAAAAAAACCACTGCTGAAGTGTAGCAATGGTTTTTACTATTAGCAAAGAGCAGTAGCTCCTATGTGTTTTTATTTTGCACTGAAAACTTTCTTCATCATATCCGTTGTACGGGCAACAGGATCTTTACGTATCTGTAGTTCCTCCTGTGCAAGTTGGGTAAATATGCCTGCCAGTGCTTTTTCAGTAACATAACCGGAAAGATCAGGATTCACTTTGTCTGTGCTGAAACGGTTGTAGTTAGTGAACACGGTGTTCCAATGTTTGGTAGCATCCACCTTTGCTAGTGATTGCTCAATTACAGGACGAAATGCGTTGGTAAGTTCCAGTGTTGTTTTACTTCTTAAGTATTCAGTTGCTGCGTTATCGCTGCCACGGAGTATTGATGCAGCGTCTGCAAATGTCATTTGTTTGATAGCAGCAACGAAGATGTTTGCAGCACTTTTGCTTGCATCTTCGGCAGCACGGTTCATGGTAAGAATAGCATTATCTACATGTTTACCCAAACCCATTGCTCTTAACTTTTGCTCAGCCTTTTGTGCTTCTGCCGGCATCAAAATTTTTAGTGCAGCGTTCCCAAAGAAACCATCCACATTAGAAAGCTTTGCTGAACTTCTTTGAGCGCCTGCTTCCAATGCATCTTTCAATCCACTTGCTATATCGGCAGCTGAAAGATTAACTCCTTTTCCTGTAAGTGATTCTATATTTTTTGCAATCGAACTTGAAGAGCTACTATCTTTCCTGACAGCATCCTTCAGTAAACCTTTAAGACCTTGTGCCTGTATAGATGTAACTGAGGTTGCAATAGCTATAGCAAGTAGAAGATTTTTTTTCATCATGCGAGGTTGTTTAGAGTTTTGACAAATATAAGTTTGAGCTTTAGCCGCTCTATTGAATTAACGTTTCAGATACAATTTTATGCAGGTAAGCTTCTGGGAACAAACTAGTTTTTATAAAGAACAAGATTTTATTATTGCCGGTGCCGGTCTTGCGGGACTTTGGATCGCTCTCGAATTGAAGGGCAAATTGCCTAAAGCCTCTATTCTCATACTAGAGCGTGGTGCTATTCCTTGCGGCGCATCTACGCGCAATGCAGGCTTTGCCTGTTTTGGCAGCCCTACAGAAATGATAAGTGATGCTAAGAAAGTGGATGAAGATGCAATGTGGTCAGTAGTAGAAATGCGCTACAAGGGAATAGATAAAATCAGAAAAACATTTACTGATGACGTGATAGACTTTGACCATTGTGGCGGCTATGAATGTTTTAAACACGATGATGGACAGTACGAGCAAGTGAACGCGCAGCTTGACTGGCTGAATAAAGGAATGAAAGCTATTACCGGAAAGGAAAATGTTTTCACGTGGGCCAACAAAAAATTAGATGATGTAGGTTTCAGTGGCTTTTCATCTATGATAGAGAATAAACTGGAAGGAGGAATTCATTCAGGGAAATATGTACAAGCTATGCAGCAATTGGTAGCAAGTAAGGGAATAACAATTCTGTACAATACTGAGCTTCTTCAATGGGAAGAGGTACAAGATAAGGTTCATGTAAGAACACATCAGCAAACTTTCACCTGCAGTCAACTTATACTTGCTACCAATGCATTCTTACCTCGGATAACAAATGATACCACCATTCAACCTAACCGCGGACAAGTACTGGTAACTGCACCCATCAATGATTTGAAAGTGAAAGGCACCTTCCATTTTGATGAAGGATATTATTACTTCAGGAATGTTGGAAACAGGATCTTATTAGGTGGAGCACGCAATACAGCGTTTGATGCAGAAGCCACGGATGAGATGAACATATCTGGTGAGGTACAGGAAGCGCTGGAACATTTTCTTTTCAAACATATACTACCAAACACTAAAGTAGAGATCACGCACAGGTGGAGCGGCATAATGGCATTTACAAATAACAAGCTTCCCTACCTACATCTATTGCAGAAAAATGTACTTGCTGTAAGTGCCTGCAATGGTATGGGTGTAGCACTTACACCTGTCATTGCTGAAAAAGTGGTGCAACAACTTACAGGCTCTTTTAACGAGAAGGAAGTGTCTTCTTCCCTACTTTTGTCGCCAACCTTGTAACACGATGAAAAAATTTTTAGGCTACCTTCTTTTGATAGTAACAATGGCTGCATGTAAAGATGATAAAACAGGAGATACAGAAAATACCACTACTAACAGTCCCATTCCTGCACCTCAAAATATCCAGTACAATATAGTTGCTTCCTATCCGCACGATACTTCATCGTATACTCAAGGATTGATCTGGCTTAATAATTCTCTTTTTGAAGGCACTGGTATAGAAGGGCAAAGCAAACTGCTGAAGGTAGACCTGCAGACAGGAAAAGCGCAGCAGGCAGTAAAACTTTCTGATGAAGATTTTGGAGAAGGCATCACCATCCTGAATGATAAGATCTACCAATTGACATGGATGAACAATAAGGTGTATGTGTATGATGCATCAAGTTTAAAAAAGATACAGGAGTTTAAGTGGGAGCACCAGGGTTGGGGCATTACGCACAATGGCACAGACCTGATCATTAGCACTGGTAGCAACAACCTGTATTTTGTTGATCCGGCTACTTTCCAGATAAAAAATGTAGTCGGTGTTTTTGATAACAATGGTCCGGTAGGAAACCTGAATGAGCTGGAATATATTGATGGTTCAGTTTATTCCAATGTGTATACCACGGATTATATCATTAAAATAGATCCTTCATCTGGTCATGTAATTGGCAGAATGAACCTGGAAGGATTGTTGCAAAAAGCAGGTAAAACAGTAGAGTACGGAGATGGCAATGTACTAAATGGTATAGCGTACGATAAAGAAAAGAACTCTCTTTACATCACCGGAAAGAAATGGCCGCTACTCTTCGAGCTTAAACTGAACTAGCATGGCAAACAACAACAGGCAGTACTTTGCAGGTAATACACCTTTTGAATGGGGCATTTTTGCAGCTGCATTAGTGGTGATTGTTGTTAACCTTGTATACCGCGATGATGAGTCTGTTACCTACTACCTTTCTGCCCTATTATACGCGCTTACCGGCATCGGCATGATTAGTAAGACAAGCAGGGCTCGTGGTTTTATATCCAACAAAATTTACAGGATTTCGATGGCATGCATAGCCTTTGTTTTTGTAGCTGCAGGCCTTACCATACTTACCGAAGATAAAAGCTGGAACCTGCTATGGCTGGCAGCACTTATAGTTTTTGGAGTTGTAGGAAGAAGAAACAGCTAGTCTATTGAAGATTTTTGATTGCGGATTTTAGATTTAGGAAAACTACCTCCTGTAAAAACGGAGAAAATTATTTTGAACCCAATCTTCAATCAAAAATCTAAAATCTAAATTTGCTACCCTCTTATTTTTTCCGCATCACATAGATCACTGAGCTACATTTTGCGGTATCAAAAATCGCTTTCACATTTGAGACAAGGCCAACTTTAATGGCGCGTAGGTGGTTGTTTTTCCCTTTTTGATATTGTTCGCTAAGCATGCTTACATAAATGCTATCGAACCACATTGGGTAAAGCTTTTCTATGATGAAGCCTTTTTCTTCGGCAAGCACATGCATACTTTTTGGCGAAAAATGATATAGGTGTCGTGGCACATCGTAAGCAGCCCAGTAAGCCTGGTATACAGATGCATCGTGGCTGGTGTAATTTGGTACAGCAACCACCAATCTCCCGGTATTTTTGAGCAACCTGCTAAAGGTGTGAAAGTAGCCATCCAGGTCGTGAACATGCTCCAGCACATGCCATAGCGTAATGGCATCGTAAGATGCAGGTTGCAGTTCTGTAAGACTTTGCAGTGTTTGCAGCTCAAGGTTGTATTTAGATAAAGCTGTAGCCCGCGCTGCAGTATCAGGTTCTAAACCTGTAACATGCCACCCGGCTGTTTGCATAGTATGTGCAAAAGCACCAGTACCTGCGCCAACATCCAGCAAGGTTCCATTCTTTAAGCCAGTGATCTTTTTCAGAAGGCTTCGCTTGCTTCGTAGCGTCACCTTACGCACCTGGTGGTATAGTTTGTTGATGATGCCTTCCTTAGTATCACTGTGCGACACATACGCCGACGATTGGTAATAAGGAGCTATATAATCGAGCGTAGGCACATTTTGTGTGAATGCAAATGTGCAGGCACTACATTTCCAGACTTCAAAAATCTTTTTGCTTACTGTGTGATCGGTGCAGCTAAACATCTTGCTGATAGCAGCACTTCCGCAACAGGGACAATGATCGTATGTAATTTTAGAAGCCATAAATAAGTGGTGCAAAGAAAGTGAAAAGGCGGTTAAAAAGTACTACCCCTTTTGCATCTCTTTACTGCACTACATGATCTTTCTTTATCTTAACTGCGTAATTACAATTATGAATTTTGCACGATTGAAGGGCAACATCAAACAAGCTGGCTTTTACATTCCTTTCACCATCTATTTCCTGGTTTTTGCGGTTGCATCAGTGCTGGCGTGGCGCTGGCTTCACATCAATCCACTGCAGGCAGATACAGCGTTTGGAAATATCTTTCTATTGCTGTTAAAGGTGGCTATGTGGTTTGCCATTATCATGCTTACAGTTGCACTGCTGTCTGTTGTTGTTTCACTTGTTCATTTTGTATATCAAAAAAAGAAATACGGCATACAGTTTAAAATAGATACCGACCTGAAAGAAAGTGAACTGCACCAAAAGCAGACTGTTCGTTTACATATTTCACCTGTACTAAAGCCTTTCTTTGGTTTTATAAAATTGAGACTGCAGTACGATCAAAATCATTTTTCAAAAAAATTCTCACTGCTGGAAACGAACAGGAAGAAGTTTTTCAGCAATGAAATTGATGGCATTTACAACTGGCCGTTACCGCAGATTAAAGAATATAAAGTAGACAGGGCAGTCATCTACTTTGAAGATGTTTTCCAGTTCTTTTCAGTGGCCATTGACCTGCCGGCTAAAAGTAACTTCTTCACCCACCCTACTGCTAAAGCATTAGCAGAGCTGAAAGTAGCTCCACGTAAAACGGAAGAAACCAGTACACGAATAGATGAACTGCGCAAAGTAGAAGGTGAATACCTGAACTATAAAAACTTTGAGAACAATGATGATGTAAGGCGGATAGTATGGAAGATTTATGCAAAGAATAAGGAGCTGGTGGTACGTATACCTGAGATTATGGATCCTTATGCTTCTCACATTTACATGTACACTTCTTACTATTCCATTTTCAATACTACTGGCAATAGTGTAGCAGAAGTTCCATTCCTGAATTATTACAAGGTGATGGCGTGGACGGTTTATCAAAATCTTGTGAAGAAAGGATTTGATGTAAAGTATATTCCCGACCAGGATACGGCGAAGAATAATTCAGCTGATGAACAACAGGTGGTGAAATACCAGGTAAGTACAAGCCAGTGGCATACTGATAAGCAACTGAAGAATTATGTAAAAGCCAAAGATGCTTCTGTTGTACTTGTTTCTTCTTTCAGCGACCCGGAAGAAGTGCGGCAACTGGCAGAACAACATGGAAAAGATATCCGGTTCATATTTGTAAAACTTACAGATGGCTTGCGCAGGCAGAACCTGTTCGACTGGGTGCAGTGGCTGTTTGTACACAATGAAAAGAATGATATAGATGTGTATAAAAGAGCATGGGCTATTTCACCATTAAGACAGAAGGTGATACAAAATGAGAAGAACCTGGCTGCTATCATTGGGCAGTTTACTGACCCGGTGGTGGTGTAAGCAAATGGGTTTATGGTTTCTTGTTCCTCGTTTCTGGTTCTTAGGTGCGAGGTGTGAAAAGAATAAAAACGTTCAAAAGAAATATTAGATCATTCTTTTGCTCGACATGCGGTTTTGGAAGAGAACACAAGAAAACATGAAGTGAATAACCAGGAACTAGAAACCAGGAACTACAAAAATCAGAACAAAATCTAACGTTATAAAAATTGAAGAACTTTTAAATGCAGATTGGAAGAATACATAGTTGGAAGAAAGTGACTGCACAGTTGTTCTTGTTGGCATTACCAACAATAGCACTGGCTGTATACTTATTGTGGGATCTGAACAGGTACTATTCTGTACTTCAAAACAGGTATGCCGAGCAAGGACTGTTCTTTGCTACGGGCATTGTTACATCATTAGTGTTTTATGGCTATCGCTTCAGGTTCATAACCACAGCAGCGTTACTGGGAGCATTTTATTACCTCGTATACAAAATCATAGGCAACATAAGCGTAGGCGAATTTGATGCATTCTTTGTATCCGTCAGGTTCCTGATGTTTGCAATCTTATTTTCATTGGGATGGGTAGCTGGATATGGTTTCTCCCGTTCCCGCTACTTCACTATTTTCTGGGCGGTCTTCCTGTTGGCTTTGCAGATCATTGTTGTTAGTCGTACTGCAGAGGTCACTGCTAATGCCATCATTTTTGCTTTTGCACCTGTATTAGCGTATGCTTTCTACGTCATCTATATAGCTGAACTCATCCGCAACATGAATGAGGATGAGAAAGGCTTTGTATGGTTTATTGGTAAAAGGTTAATAGGTTTTACCATGCTTGCCGGAGTGGTTTTGGTTGCACTGTTGCTGGTCTTTCAAAAAGATTTTCAATCTATAGAGCATGATTGGGGCGGTGCACAAGGTGGAAAAGAGAAAGGTGGCAAAGAAAGTATGACCAAAGAAAACCGTGATGGCAGCATAAGCAACAAAGACCAGATGAAGATGACAAGCTCTTTATCGAAAGATAAGAGACTGGTGTTTGTTGCGCGGGTTGATAATTATTTTCCTGATGGTAAAACACCTAACCCACTTTACTTTACCTCACGCTACTATACCCGTTTCGATACATCCACCCAGACTTTTGAAACGGATGATAAGATGCCGTACAACGATCTGTTCAGTCCTGACCCGAGCAAGATACCACTGTATTTTGCAAAGACGGATTCAACGGTATTGACCAATACAAAAGCAACAAAAGGCAGAAAGGTGGTAACGGCAGATGTTTATAAAACACTTCTTTCGCCACACGATTATCTTGCTCCATCTACAGCATTTTACTGTCAGCCTATAGCTGTAGAAAATGAGTATAAAGACCAGTTTAAAAGTGCTTACCGTGCTAAGATGTGGGTGAGTGATTTGAATAGCGCTTACTTTATTTACAATCCTGCTGGCAATGATATGCTGGAGCTGTTTCAGCAAACACGTTTTAATGAACTGCGTACTGCTGGTCCTTATTCATCATTGGATAAAACGTTTCGCGACTACTACACCTTCATGCCTGCCAACGAAGATTATAAACGTATCGTTGACCTTGCAAAAGACATTACCAAAGACGCACATACACCTGTTGACAAAGTAGTTGCTATTCGCGATTTCTTTTTAGGTAAAGATGAGTTCGGACAACCGTTATTCAGGTATAGCGATAACCCGGGAATACCAGGATTGCCAAGCGCAAGCAAGCTGAATTATTTTCTTTTTGAGAATAGGAAAGGTTACTGCGCATATTATGCCGGCGCTACTCTTTTCCTGCTACGTGCATTAGGTATTCCTAGCCGAATTGCTGCCGGTTTTCTTACAGTAGATAGAAGCAGCAAGAACCCCGGCTGGTATTGGTTTTATGCAGACCAGGCGCATGCATGGGTGCAGGTATATTTTCCAGGTTATGGTTGGATAGATTTTGATACAACAGTGCCTGATCAGAATACGCAGCAAGCGGCACAGCCAGATGGCACTCCACCTATGAATACACAGCAAGCTTTATTGGTAGCAGACGGCGAAGCAATTTCTGTTGATACCGCAGCCAAGCGTGTTACGATGAAAGTAAAAAAGCTGATGTATCATGATCAAAATTTTACAACAGATGCACCAAAAGATATGCTGATGGATGTATCAGTTGCATCTATCACACGTGATACAGGTTTGGCTGTTTTATCCGACATTAAAAAAGGGACAAACATAGTAGCAGTATCATTTGCAGAAGTATTCAAAAACAAGAAGCCTGTACCAACGGATAACCTTTCTTCGCTTGTAGACAAATCACCAAAGCCAGCTCCCATTGATGAAGTTAAAATCATGGAAACGGAAGAGCAAAAGAAAGAGCGCCAGTCAAAACAAGAGGAAGCAAAAAAACCATTTGATTGGGTGAAAGCAGCCTGGATAACCTTAAGTGTCTTAGGTGGTTTCATTATCATTCTGTTTTCACTGCCGTGGTTGATATGGCTGGTGATACACAACAAAGCGAAAGGTGCAGGTAATGCAAGAAGCAAAGCTTACAATGTTTTCACTGCATCAACTTATTACCTCAACCAGTTGGGATATACAAGGCATCATCAAAGCCCTGCTGCATTTGCTACGCAGGTTGACCAAACATTCAAAACAAGCTTTAGCAGCTTCAATAATATTTACCAGAAGGTGAAGTACAGTACAACTCCACTAACAGCTAATGAAGAAAAAGCAGTACATGCGTTTTATCCTTCATTTGTGGAGGCTGTAAAAAAGCAGGTGCCGGTAAAAACAAGATTTAGCCGTTTCCTGAATGTTTACAATACCCTTCATTTCTTTACCAAACCAAAATAGAAACAGCACATGGAGCAAACCATACAGGTAGAACAAGCCATTGAAAATATACAGCGACTGGTAGAAAATATAGAGAAAGTAATTCGTGGAAAAAGAAACCAGATACAGTTCATACTAACTGCACTACTTGCCAAAGGCCATATACTGATGGAAGACAATCCAGGTACAGGTAAAACAGTGATGGCAAAAACATTGGCTCAAAGTATAGCAGGTCGTACGCATGATGGAGGTGTCAATTTCAAACGTATACAATTCACGCCCGACCTTTTGCCAATGGATCTTATTGGTTCGCACATTTTTGATGATGTACAAAAGGAATTCATCTTTAAGCGTGGTCCATTATTCTGTAATGTGCTACTGGCTGATGAGATCAACCGTGCTTCACCTAAAGTGCAGTCAGCACTACTGGAGTGTATGGCCGAGCACCAGATCACGATTGGTGAAACTACCTATCCATTAGAGAAAATGTTCTTCACCATTGCTACGCAAAACCCGGTAGAAATGGAAGGCACTTATCCCCTGCCTGCTGCACAACTCGATCGCTTTTTTATAAAAATTGTTTTCGGTTATGTAGATGAAGAAACGGAGTTGGACATCTATAACAACTACCTGGGTATAGCTAATAACCTGGAGCATATTGAGCAAGTGCTTTCTATGGAAGAGATACTGTTTCTACAAGAGGAAGCGGAAAAAGTACATGTACATGAAGAGATTGTAAAAGCGGTTAGAAACATTGTGTGGGATACACGCCGTCACAACGATATCCTGCTGGGTGCATCTACGCGTAGCGGTATTACTTTCCTGAAATGTCTGAAAGCATTCGCGTTGGTAAATGGAAGAACGTTTGTAACAGAAGATGACTTACAGATTATTACGCCACCAGTATTGGATCACCGCCTTATCTATAGAAACCGTGATGCAAAACAAAAAGCACTGGCAAGCATCCTGGATAAGGAAATGAGCAGGTTGGGCAAACTAAGATTAGATAAGTAGTAAGTAATAAGTAGTAAGAAAAATCAAAAGTCTAAAAAGGTCGTTGATGATGAATAGCGGATCAATATATACATACCGGTTCTCAATGAAAGCAGCAGCCTGTTTTATATTATTGATTTTCGAATTTTCACTTTGCATGGCGCAGCCTGGTAGCGCTGCACGCTACGAAATAGATGCAAAGCGACAAGGTGTTATGCCTACCGATAAAGACGCTTTGCCACGTAGCCGTGAATTTATCAGGCTTGACAGTACCTACTATGTTGGTCACATGTATGAAGGCATGTACAAAGCCGAACGCAGCAGCGATTATATAGGTTTCAGAAATGCCATTCCTGCGCTCAGGAAGTCGTTCATGCTCTTCCAGCGGGACTATAGCAAGAACATGCGCAACATGTTCACTACGCCAGAGAACTACATGGCGTCAATCAACCAGTACATTGATTTTTTACAAATCAGCAATAGCCTGAAGGAATGCTACGACAACCTGGAAATGGCAGACAGCGTAATGTGGGTGCTGGACCAGGTAGATAAGTATAATTTTCCCAAAGAACATTTTGCTGTTACAACCAGTAAGGCATGGACCTACCATCGCAACCGCTTCTATACGTCTGATAAGTTTGCTTTTTTAAAAAACACGGTAGAGGATAATGAGAAGATGGCGTTTGGTTATTGCTACCTCGCTTTGGCAAGGATAGAAAAGAACCGTCCTCAAAATGATGTATGGTTTGGGCCCGGGCAGGCAGAAAGTGACAAGATGAGCGTGTACCATTACCTGGCACTTCTTCATGCGTATAATAAGAACTACGACAGCAGTACATACTACTATGAACGAATGGTAGACGGTGGCAGCGTATCGTGGAATAACTACGGCAACATGAAGCACGAGGTAGGCGAACTATCAACTGCTTATGAATTCATCAATCGCGATAAGTATAAGATGTATGAAAAGATGCTGCGTGAGCCATACTATTACTTACCAATGTTAGATGTGTATGCTGGTCGTACCAAAGAAGCAATGTCGGCAAGTAAAGAGGCAATAGAATTTGCCGGCTCTACGCCAGGCTTTGGTTGGTATAATATTGCCCTTAGCCGCAGCTACCTGTACGATGGCCAATTAGATAGTGCTGAATATGCACTTACAAAAGCTGCCGATTTCAAAGAAATTCATATAGGCACTACACTCACACAAACGCAATACGATTTTACAGTAAACCTGCTAAGGCTGCAACTAATAGATAAAAAAATGGCTAAGGAGAAGTTCAACAACAAAGGTTGGTGGTACTCTCCTGCAGCGCTGTATAAAGTAGCTTCGCTAAAGGTGGAAATGATGATGATACAGTATGTGCTCATCAATCAACTGGCGGCAAACCCTGAACGTGAACGGACTGTTTATGATCTTTTCTGCAGCGAATCTACCACCACTTGGGATGAAGCATATTATCTTATCAAAGACTTTAGCCCTAACTTCTTTATTCGCAAGTACACTAACTACCAGGACAAT
Coding sequences within it:
- a CDS encoding SixA phosphatase family protein — translated: MKRIVFFLLLISFSLLSITGVCQQSNDVTTVIIVRHGEKQAGNDPALTSEGMQRAERLSAVFKGVKPDEIFSSPYIRTRQTINPWAKEAGVEIQEYDPRNLEKMATYLLSQVNKTIVVAGHSNTNPRLVNLLLQQEKYKDLDDSEYSTIYVITIKDKKATDKIVTY
- a CDS encoding DUF4197 domain-containing protein; this encodes MKKMILLLALSTMTLSSCDTARQVLEGVAAGNTGELSTTEIAMGLKEALTVGTSRSTSQLSAVDGFFQNAAIKILLPPEARNVESTLRNLGMGNLVDRAVLSLNRAAEDAAKTAGGIFVDAVKQMTITDAMNILRGGDFAATNYFKGRTTVALTNAFRPVIDRSLQNVNATKYWGDVINAYNLVATNKINPDLTAYVTDRALTGIFYQLGLEEQKIRQNPVARTTDLLKRVFGSRLAQGS
- a CDS encoding DUF4197 domain-containing protein; translation: MMKKNLLLAIAIATSVTSIQAQGLKGLLKDAVRKDSSSSSSIAKNIESLTGKGVNLSAADIASGLKDALEAGAQRSSAKLSNVDGFFGNAALKILMPAEAQKAEQKLRAMGLGKHVDNAILTMNRAAEDASKSAANIFVAAIKQMTFADAASILRGSDNAATEYLRSKTTLELTNAFRPVIEQSLAKVDATKHWNTVFTNYNRFSTDKVNPDLSGYVTEKALAGIFTQLAQEELQIRKDPVARTTDMMKKVFSAK
- a CDS encoding NAD(P)/FAD-dependent oxidoreductase; protein product: MQVSFWEQTSFYKEQDFIIAGAGLAGLWIALELKGKLPKASILILERGAIPCGASTRNAGFACFGSPTEMISDAKKVDEDAMWSVVEMRYKGIDKIRKTFTDDVIDFDHCGGYECFKHDDGQYEQVNAQLDWLNKGMKAITGKENVFTWANKKLDDVGFSGFSSMIENKLEGGIHSGKYVQAMQQLVASKGITILYNTELLQWEEVQDKVHVRTHQQTFTCSQLILATNAFLPRITNDTTIQPNRGQVLVTAPINDLKVKGTFHFDEGYYYFRNVGNRILLGGARNTAFDAEATDEMNISGEVQEALEHFLFKHILPNTKVEITHRWSGIMAFTNNKLPYLHLLQKNVLAVSACNGMGVALTPVIAEKVVQQLTGSFNEKEVSSSLLLSPTL
- a CDS encoding glutaminyl-peptide cyclotransferase, with protein sequence MKKFLGYLLLIVTMAACKDDKTGDTENTTTNSPIPAPQNIQYNIVASYPHDTSSYTQGLIWLNNSLFEGTGIEGQSKLLKVDLQTGKAQQAVKLSDEDFGEGITILNDKIYQLTWMNNKVYVYDASSLKKIQEFKWEHQGWGITHNGTDLIISTGSNNLYFVDPATFQIKNVVGVFDNNGPVGNLNELEYIDGSVYSNVYTTDYIIKIDPSSGHVIGRMNLEGLLQKAGKTVEYGDGNVLNGIAYDKEKNSLYITGKKWPLLFELKLN
- a CDS encoding class I SAM-dependent methyltransferase is translated as MASKITYDHCPCCGSAAISKMFSCTDHTVSKKIFEVWKCSACTFAFTQNVPTLDYIAPYYQSSAYVSHSDTKEGIINKLYHQVRKVTLRSKRSLLKKITGLKNGTLLDVGAGTGAFAHTMQTAGWHVTGLEPDTAARATALSKYNLELQTLQSLTELQPASYDAITLWHVLEHVHDLDGYFHTFSRLLKNTGRLVVAVPNYTSHDASVYQAYWAAYDVPRHLYHFSPKSMHVLAEEKGFIIEKLYPMWFDSIYVSMLSEQYQKGKNNHLRAIKVGLVSNVKAIFDTAKCSSVIYVMRKK
- a CDS encoding DUF58 domain-containing protein, coding for MNFARLKGNIKQAGFYIPFTIYFLVFAVASVLAWRWLHINPLQADTAFGNIFLLLLKVAMWFAIIMLTVALLSVVVSLVHFVYQKKKYGIQFKIDTDLKESELHQKQTVRLHISPVLKPFFGFIKLRLQYDQNHFSKKFSLLETNRKKFFSNEIDGIYNWPLPQIKEYKVDRAVIYFEDVFQFFSVAIDLPAKSNFFTHPTAKALAELKVAPRKTEETSTRIDELRKVEGEYLNYKNFENNDDVRRIVWKIYAKNKELVVRIPEIMDPYASHIYMYTSYYSIFNTTGNSVAEVPFLNYYKVMAWTVYQNLVKKGFDVKYIPDQDTAKNNSADEQQVVKYQVSTSQWHTDKQLKNYVKAKDASVVLVSSFSDPEEVRQLAEQHGKDIRFIFVKLTDGLRRQNLFDWVQWLFVHNEKNDIDVYKRAWAISPLRQKVIQNEKNLAAIIGQFTDPVVV